From the genome of Psychrilyobacter atlanticus DSM 19335, one region includes:
- a CDS encoding lipoprotein encodes MKKILFGLLIVGALSACSSSEEKVDIPTQVQTLNETVSTQIQEYESLKAETEELKMQVQELNDLMNESKN; translated from the coding sequence ATGAAAAAAATATTATTTGGACTTTTAATAGTCGGAGCTCTTTCAGCTTGTTCAAGCTCAGAGGAAAAAGTAGACATCCCAACTCAAGTTCAGACATTGAATGAGACTGTGTCTACTCAGATACAAGAATATGAATCATTAAAAGCAGAAACTGAAGAATTAAAGATGCAGGTACAAGAGTTAAATGATCTAATGAATGAATCTAAAAACTAG
- a CDS encoding nitroreductase family protein has translation MNDVLNTIKRRRMTRKFKSEQLKDEQIIAIIDAGQHAPTVHKQQAWNFTIIQDPELLDELSREAKKIGQKSSIDIIRKLNSSENYHLFYNAPTVIVVSADKEAMMPEAECVAATQNILLAAESMGIGACWIDGINMLLNSEEGEKYKKKLNLADNQISQRAISLGYRALKPLQPYPRKEGKYQFIR, from the coding sequence ATGAATGATGTTCTAAATACGATTAAAAGAAGAAGGATGACTAGAAAGTTTAAGAGTGAGCAATTAAAAGATGAACAAATCATAGCAATTATTGATGCCGGGCAACATGCACCAACAGTTCATAAGCAACAGGCATGGAATTTCACCATTATTCAAGACCCAGAGTTACTTGATGAGTTAAGTAGAGAAGCGAAAAAAATTGGTCAAAAATCATCTATTGATATTATTCGAAAGCTGAACAGCAGCGAAAACTATCATCTTTTCTATAACGCACCAACGGTAATAGTGGTATCGGCAGACAAAGAAGCAATGATGCCAGAAGCAGAATGTGTTGCAGCTACTCAAAACATTTTGCTTGCTGCTGAGTCGATGGGTATTGGAGCCTGTTGGATTGATGGAATAAACATGCTTCTAAATAGTGAAGAAGGGGAAAAGTACAAGAAAAAATTGAATCTAGCGGACAATCAAATATCTCAACGTGCTATTTCATTAGGCTATAGAGCGTTAAAACCTCTACAGCCATATCCGCGTAAAGAGGGGAAATATCAGTTTATTAGATAA
- a CDS encoding lysophospholipid acyltransferase family protein has product MKHKLEYYLMISFVKLLMMFSEKTRYKIAEKIGIIGYHLIKKRRMIALANLKLAFPEKTEAERIELAKKNYKVLTKAYLSSLWIMDFIFDETKVNVENYPILDEAVAENKGLIIASMHMGNLEASLKITEKYRLSDVVKAQRNPYIDEYITKNRSQLNFNMIKKSKSTPRELLKVIKNKEILALFSDHRDKGTTVNFFGRDTIAPTGAIHFALKFKVPLVFGYSILNEDNTNTVKIVKRIELIETGDLKKDVKVNTQNLIHLIEEAIKEHPEQWMWFHDRWRLSKEFKK; this is encoded by the coding sequence ATGAAACATAAATTAGAATATTATCTCATGATTAGTTTTGTAAAATTACTTATGATGTTCTCAGAAAAAACAAGATATAAAATTGCTGAAAAAATAGGAATTATAGGATATCATTTGATTAAAAAAAGAAGGATGATAGCATTAGCTAATTTAAAATTAGCTTTCCCAGAAAAGACAGAAGCAGAGAGGATAGAATTAGCTAAAAAAAATTATAAGGTACTGACTAAAGCATACCTCTCGTCTCTGTGGATTATGGACTTTATCTTTGATGAAACAAAGGTCAATGTAGAAAATTATCCTATCTTAGACGAAGCTGTAGCTGAGAATAAAGGCCTTATCATAGCTAGTATGCACATGGGAAATCTAGAAGCTTCTCTAAAAATCACAGAAAAATATAGATTATCTGATGTAGTTAAAGCTCAAAGGAACCCTTATATCGACGAATATATCACTAAAAATCGTAGTCAGCTTAATTTTAATATGATAAAGAAATCAAAGAGTACCCCTAGAGAACTTCTAAAGGTAATTAAAAATAAAGAGATCTTAGCTCTTTTTTCAGATCATAGAGACAAAGGAACAACTGTTAATTTCTTTGGAAGAGACACTATAGCTCCTACAGGTGCTATACACTTCGCATTAAAATTTAAAGTCCCATTGGTATTTGGATATTCCATATTAAATGAAGATAATACTAATACGGTAAAAATTGTAAAAAGAATTGAACTTATTGAAACAGGAGACCTGAAAAAGGATGTAAAGGTTAATACACAAAATTTAATACACCTTATTGAGGAAGCTATCAAAGAACATCCAGAGCAATGGATGTGGTTCCATGATAGATGGAGATTGAGTAAAGAATTTAAAAAATAA
- a CDS encoding NAD(P)/FAD-dependent oxidoreductase, which translates to MYDVAIIGGGVIGCSIARELSKYKIKTMVIEQEGDVSCGATKANSGIVHGGYDAAHGSKKGYFSRRGNILFDGLNRELNFGFEKIGSLVLAFDQEELKTLSKIIANGVKNGVENLNIIGREDLLKLEPNVGNAVGALYCKDAGIVSPYEYCIALAENAISNGVEFKFNSRVENIDKINDMYTIKTTSGEVKSRLVINAAGVNSDTVSNMMNDEYFHIIPRKGEYLVYTKGYGDKVNHVIFQCPNEKGKGVLVTPTYHNNLMVGPDAQIMDDKYDTSTNIDKLFDIIGKAEKSIPNLENKKIIRSFAGTRATSSLHDFIIEETESKNFINVAGIESPGITSSPAIAQYVRDLVEKVIELPKNNEFNPYREPNIIKRSKDDMLPMKIVNEYINLDEDDPERIVCRCEQVRQKEILDALDRGIKITSTDGIKRRTRAGMGICQGKFCEPRVKKIIAKRYGMSEDEITTRGTGSGSEPVRVEIMKLKNN; encoded by the coding sequence ATGTATGATGTTGCTATAATTGGAGGAGGAGTTATCGGATGTAGTATAGCTCGGGAACTTTCTAAATATAAGATAAAAACAATGGTAATAGAGCAAGAAGGAGATGTAAGCTGCGGTGCTACAAAGGCAAATTCAGGGATTGTTCATGGGGGCTATGATGCTGCACATGGTAGTAAGAAAGGTTACTTTAGTCGTAGAGGCAATATACTTTTTGACGGGTTGAATAGAGAACTAAATTTTGGATTTGAAAAAATTGGATCATTGGTATTGGCCTTTGACCAGGAGGAATTAAAAACATTATCTAAAATAATTGCAAATGGGGTAAAAAATGGGGTAGAGAATCTAAATATTATAGGTAGAGAAGATCTGTTGAAATTAGAACCGAATGTAGGAAATGCTGTAGGGGCCTTATATTGTAAGGATGCTGGGATAGTTTCCCCCTATGAATATTGTATAGCTCTGGCTGAAAATGCCATATCAAATGGAGTAGAATTTAAATTTAACAGCAGAGTTGAAAATATAGATAAGATAAATGATATGTATACCATAAAAACAACTTCAGGAGAAGTAAAGAGTCGGTTAGTTATCAATGCTGCAGGAGTAAACTCCGATACTGTTTCTAATATGATGAATGATGAATATTTTCATATAATCCCTCGAAAGGGTGAATATTTGGTATATACAAAGGGATATGGAGATAAAGTTAACCATGTTATATTTCAATGTCCCAATGAAAAAGGAAAGGGGGTATTGGTTACACCTACCTATCACAATAACCTCATGGTAGGTCCAGATGCACAAATAATGGATGATAAATATGACACTTCTACTAATATAGACAAGTTATTTGATATTATAGGTAAAGCAGAGAAATCTATTCCAAATTTAGAAAATAAAAAAATTATTAGAAGTTTTGCAGGGACTAGAGCAACCAGCAGTCTCCATGATTTTATAATCGAGGAAACAGAATCTAAAAACTTTATTAATGTGGCAGGAATAGAATCTCCAGGGATAACATCTTCTCCTGCAATAGCCCAATATGTAAGAGACTTAGTCGAAAAGGTAATTGAGCTGCCTAAAAATAATGAATTTAATCCCTATAGAGAGCCGAACATTATAAAGAGGTCAAAGGATGATATGCTTCCTATGAAAATAGTAAATGAGTATATCAATTTAGATGAAGATGATCCTGAAAGGATCGTGTGCAGGTGCGAACAAGTCAGGCAAAAAGAAATTTTGGATGCATTGGATAGGGGGATAAAAATTACTTCTACTGATGGGATAAAAAGACGTACTCGAGCAGGGATGGGAATATGCCAAGGTAAATTCTGTGAGCCACGGGTAAAAAAAATTATTGCTAAAAGATATGGTATGTCAGAAGATGAAATAACTACTAGGGGGACAGGAAGTGGAAGTGAGCCTGTACGGGTAGAGATCATGAAATTAAAAAACAATTAA
- a CDS encoding OmpA family protein: protein MKKILLGLLIVAALSACSSSEEKVDIPTQVQTLNESVEMNAATLTDVKSGNEEIRAQLEEGQQKAAVMAEHMKMVKAFEGTGVTVTAVDNGLHLTLPGDTAFQSSKAVLNESIKTILDPIAETLMTYPGTDAVIKGHTDSSGPEEFNQKLSEDRAMAVSTYLMDKGIDSSRIESIGVGSSEPTDDNDTRDGRTANRRVDITITY, encoded by the coding sequence ATGAAAAAGATATTATTAGGACTTTTAATAGTAGCGGCTCTTTCAGCTTGCTCAAGTTCAGAGGAAAAAGTAGATATCCCTACACAAGTTCAGACATTGAATGAAAGTGTAGAGATGAATGCTGCTACTCTAACAGATGTTAAGTCTGGAAATGAAGAAATTAGAGCTCAATTAGAAGAAGGTCAGCAAAAAGCTGCTGTGATGGCAGAACATATGAAGATGGTAAAGGCATTTGAAGGAACAGGTGTTACTGTAACTGCAGTAGACAATGGATTACATCTTACTCTTCCTGGAGATACAGCTTTTCAATCAAGTAAAGCAGTATTAAATGAGAGTATAAAAACAATATTAGATCCAATTGCTGAAACTTTAATGACTTATCCGGGAACAGATGCTGTAATTAAAGGTCATACAGACAGCTCAGGGCCTGAAGAATTCAACCAAAAATTATCAGAGGATAGAGCCATGGCAGTTTCTACTTATTTAATGGATAAGGGAATTGATTCTTCTAGAATAGAAAGTATAGGAGTTGGAAGTTCTGAACCTACTGATGATAACGATACCAGAGATGGAAGAACGGCAAATAGAAGAGTTGATATAACAATCACATATTAA
- a CDS encoding MATE family efflux transporter: MKNELKKDILESFRGYLMLGLITLLFNFISIRLLGSEVFGRFNYGFNIIAFIMTFAGVGLKSGIMYFFPKNEGKYISFAFLFNFLASIIIAIITYIFADDIFLKRMVPLIWILSAQQLFLGIYSSRSKIKIYFNIQAILGQFITIGITVLLYYIGLRDTNNLIYASFIAGFICLILHLIVNKDLFSRITISKTLIIFSLPTLFSEVMFQIMSRIDAVMIGHMTDKTQVGIYIVAAQIATSTSVVLLIFNTAFAPKISHMYHNGQLKELKVLYCKATRILGLFSLITFILILIFGHLVLTLYGAEYEVGYKVVVYRAIGQFINAGVGSVWLMLRMTGKTKYQVYGTMAGAVFNIILNYLLIPVYGISGAAIASMVVTIFMNLLGFILVIKIFKINPYIKNKKQIN; encoded by the coding sequence TTGAAAAATGAACTGAAAAAAGATATCTTAGAATCATTTCGTGGATATTTAATGTTAGGCTTGATTACTTTATTATTCAACTTTATTTCTATTCGACTATTAGGAAGTGAAGTTTTTGGTAGATTTAACTATGGATTTAATATTATCGCCTTTATTATGACATTTGCTGGTGTAGGGTTAAAAAGTGGAATCATGTATTTTTTCCCTAAAAATGAAGGTAAATATATTAGTTTCGCATTTTTATTTAACTTTCTAGCTTCAATTATTATAGCTATCATAACTTATATTTTTGCTGATGATATATTCTTAAAAAGGATGGTTCCATTAATATGGATATTATCTGCACAACAATTATTCTTAGGTATATATTCTAGCAGGAGTAAGATAAAAATTTATTTCAATATACAAGCTATCCTAGGTCAATTTATTACTATTGGAATTACTGTACTCCTTTACTATATAGGCCTTAGGGATACAAATAATCTTATCTATGCTAGCTTTATTGCAGGATTTATATGTTTAATTCTCCACTTAATAGTAAATAAAGATCTATTTAGTAGGATAACAATTAGTAAAACTTTAATAATATTTTCCCTTCCTACATTATTTAGTGAAGTTATGTTCCAAATAATGAGTAGGATAGATGCAGTTATGATCGGTCATATGACCGATAAAACTCAGGTTGGAATATATATCGTAGCAGCACAGATTGCTACAAGTACGTCTGTAGTATTACTCATATTTAATACTGCATTTGCTCCTAAAATTTCCCATATGTATCACAACGGTCAATTAAAGGAGCTAAAAGTTCTTTATTGTAAAGCAACCAGAATTCTAGGTTTATTTTCATTGATTACTTTTATCCTAATATTAATATTTGGACATCTAGTTCTAACACTATACGGGGCTGAATATGAAGTAGGATACAAGGTTGTGGTATATCGTGCTATAGGTCAGTTTATTAACGCGGGAGTCGGTTCAGTATGGCTCATGTTACGAATGACTGGTAAAACTAAATATCAAGTATATGGAACTATGGCAGGGGCTGTGTTCAATATTATTTTAAACTATCTTTTAATCCCTGTTTATGGAATAAGCGGTGCCGCTATAGCTAGTATGGTAGTCACTATATTCATGAATTTATTGGGATTTATATTGGTTATAAAAATATTCAAGATAAACCCTTATATTAAAAATAAAAAACAAATTAACTAA
- a CDS encoding pseudouridine synthase: MRLDKYLTECGLGSRSEVKRILKMREIRVNGKIEFSPKFNVSIDDEIVFNGETIEYKEMRYYIMNKPAGYITATEDKKHKTVMEILPEWVIQKNLFPVGRLDKDTEGLLLFTNDGPMSHELLSPKKHVDKIYYVEAEKNITDEDIKKLELGVDIGGYITKPSKCERVDENKMNLTISEGRFHQVKKMLHAVDNSVIYLKRIKFANLELGDLEIGDVREINAEEIL; the protein is encoded by the coding sequence ATGAGATTAGACAAGTATTTAACAGAATGTGGATTAGGAAGTAGAAGTGAAGTAAAAAGAATATTAAAAATGAGAGAAATTAGAGTGAATGGGAAGATAGAGTTTTCACCCAAATTTAATGTTTCTATTGATGATGAAATTGTATTTAACGGCGAAACTATAGAATATAAAGAGATGAGATATTATATTATGAATAAACCTGCTGGATATATTACGGCTACTGAAGATAAAAAGCATAAAACAGTCATGGAGATTCTTCCAGAATGGGTAATTCAAAAAAACTTATTTCCTGTAGGAAGATTAGATAAAGATACAGAGGGTTTATTACTTTTCACAAATGATGGGCCTATGTCTCATGAACTTTTATCACCTAAAAAACATGTAGATAAAATTTATTATGTAGAAGCTGAAAAAAATATTACTGATGAGGATATAAAAAAATTAGAACTAGGAGTCGACATAGGCGGGTATATAACTAAGCCATCAAAATGTGAAAGAGTGGATGAAAATAAGATGAATCTTACAATAAGTGAAGGGAGATTTCATCAAGTTAAAAAGATGCTTCATGCTGTAGATAACAGTGTAATATATTTAAAGAGAATTAAGTTTGCTAATTTAGAATTAGGTGATCTAGAAATTGGAGATGTAAGAGAAATAAATGCGGAGGAGATCTTATGA
- a CDS encoding SDR family NAD(P)-dependent oxidoreductase → MIYSLITGGSSGLGYEMAKKLIKLGKNVIIMGRDEKKLNTSIKELKTISQEVKIIGVKIDISNLSEVDKFFLDLKTDNIEIEYLYNNAGKGFFGSVEELTEGGISSILNSNLVGLINMTSRAVTHMKNLERRCRIINVLSTAAQTGKKNETIYCAAKWGAKGFLESVREEVRGGNIEIIIVYPGGMDTPFWNDIDSGYDFSTFMKAEDVAEEIIHAGLNYRMVISDLVINRRK, encoded by the coding sequence ATGATATATTCATTGATAACAGGGGGCAGTTCGGGACTGGGTTACGAAATGGCAAAAAAGCTAATAAAGCTAGGAAAAAACGTTATAATAATGGGAAGAGATGAAAAAAAACTAAATACTTCAATTAAAGAACTGAAGACAATTTCTCAAGAAGTAAAAATAATAGGTGTTAAAATTGATATTTCTAACCTATCTGAAGTAGATAAATTTTTTTTAGATCTAAAAACAGACAATATAGAGATAGAGTATCTCTATAATAATGCAGGGAAAGGATTCTTTGGAAGTGTGGAGGAGCTGACAGAAGGCGGTATAAGCTCTATCTTAAATTCCAACCTAGTTGGGTTGATCAATATGACTTCAAGGGCTGTAACACACATGAAGAATCTGGAAAGAAGATGTAGAATTATTAATGTCTTATCTACTGCCGCACAGACAGGGAAGAAAAATGAAACTATATATTGTGCTGCCAAGTGGGGGGCAAAGGGATTTCTTGAATCAGTAAGAGAGGAAGTCCGTGGTGGGAATATAGAAATTATTATAGTTTATCCAGGGGGAATGGATACTCCATTCTGGAATGACATAGATTCAGGATATGATTTTTCAACATTTATGAAAGCTGAAGATGTGGCCGAAGAAATTATTCATGCAGGTCTTAATTATAGGATGGTAATTTCAGATTTAGTCATCAATAGGAGAAAGTAA
- a CDS encoding histidinol-phosphatase HisJ family protein, with translation MFDYHIHSEFSDDSSEKMSNIVEEAIRKGGKKLCFTEHKEFNYPDKNIKFNLDYQGYEKEFERIKSIYGEQIELYMGVEIGIQAGEKNIQELIKYTNEHKFDFILASAHCLEGVGLYGMDPKVNNLDDLFSKYFREMLNVFKEFNDYDVVGHIDLIRRYFLEAQTHELGESKEVLRELFVHIIQEGKGIEINTGGLFYDSANINPTLDIIKFYREMGGTIVTIGSDSHIAERILSNYEKAMDYLRCTGFEYVTTFEKRKKTLHKIKK, from the coding sequence ATGTTTGATTATCACATTCATTCGGAATTTTCTGATGATTCATCGGAAAAAATGTCTAATATTGTAGAGGAAGCTATAAGAAAGGGTGGAAAAAAGTTATGTTTTACAGAGCATAAAGAGTTTAATTATCCCGATAAAAATATTAAATTTAATTTAGATTATCAGGGATATGAAAAAGAATTTGAAAGAATAAAATCTATCTATGGAGAGCAGATAGAGCTTTATATGGGAGTGGAAATAGGAATACAGGCAGGGGAAAAAAATATCCAGGAGCTAATCAAGTATACAAATGAACATAAATTTGATTTTATTTTGGCATCTGCTCATTGTTTAGAAGGGGTAGGGCTATATGGTATGGATCCTAAAGTGAATAATCTAGATGACCTTTTTTCAAAATATTTTCGTGAGATGCTAAATGTTTTTAAAGAGTTTAATGATTACGATGTAGTGGGTCATATAGACTTAATAAGAAGGTACTTTTTAGAGGCACAAACCCATGAATTAGGAGAGTCAAAAGAGGTGCTGAGGGAACTTTTTGTCCACATAATACAAGAGGGAAAAGGGATAGAGATAAATACAGGTGGACTTTTTTATGATTCTGCTAATATAAATCCTACCTTGGATATAATTAAATTTTATAGGGAGATGGGAGGAACAATAGTTACTATAGGAAGTGATTCCCACATAGCTGAAAGAATACTCAGTAACTATGAAAAAGCTATGGATTATCTAAGATGTACAGGGTTTGAATATGTGACTACCTTTGAAAAGAGAAAAAAGACTCTTCATAAAATAAAAAAATAA
- a CDS encoding membrane lipoprotein lipid attachment site-containing protein — protein sequence MKKILFGLLIVGALSACSSSEEKVDIPTQVQTLNETVSTQIQEYESLKAETEELKMQVQELNNSINESKN from the coding sequence ATGAAAAAAATATTATTTGGACTTTTAATAGTCGGAGCTCTTTCAGCTTGTTCAAGCTCAGAGGAAAAAGTAGATATCCCAACTCAAGTTCAGACGTTGAATGAAACTGTATCTACTCAGATACAAGAATATGAATCATTAAAAGCAGAGACTGAAGAATTAAAGATGCAAGTACAAGAATTAAATAATTCAATCAATGAATCTAAAAACTAG
- a CDS encoding TrmH family RNA methyltransferase → MEFINSKENKLFKTIKKLKQKKYREREELFLAEGHKFLDFSIAPKYIILRDGVEENFPKIDNFNCKKYIYSDTLFNDISTQENSQGVILIYDFLSNSMEDLEKNIVVLDRIQDPGNLGTIIRLVDAVGFKDIILTTGSVDIYNDKSVRSSMGSLFNLNINYMSEEKLVDFLKSNNYNILSSGLTNESVNYNKVKLKGKNAVVFGNEGQGVSKDILEASNEIVKIPIYGSAESLNVGVATGIILYKVKEILEEYEV, encoded by the coding sequence GTGGAATTTATAAACAGTAAGGAAAATAAATTATTTAAAACTATAAAGAAATTAAAACAAAAAAAATATAGGGAAAGAGAAGAACTTTTTTTAGCCGAAGGACATAAATTTTTAGATTTTTCTATTGCCCCTAAATATATCATATTACGTGATGGTGTGGAAGAAAATTTTCCTAAGATAGATAATTTTAATTGCAAGAAATACATCTATAGTGACACTTTATTCAACGATATTTCAACACAGGAAAATTCACAAGGTGTGATTTTAATCTATGATTTTCTATCTAATTCTATGGAAGATTTAGAAAAAAATATAGTTGTTTTAGACCGTATTCAGGATCCAGGAAACCTAGGGACAATCATTAGATTAGTTGATGCAGTAGGATTTAAAGATATCATACTAACGACTGGAAGTGTTGATATATATAATGATAAAAGTGTTAGGAGTAGTATGGGATCATTATTTAATCTAAATATAAACTACATGTCAGAAGAAAAACTTGTAGATTTTTTAAAGTCAAATAACTATAATATTTTATCCAGCGGATTAACAAATGAAAGTGTAAATTATAACAAGGTTAAGTTGAAGGGTAAAAATGCAGTTGTTTTTGGAAATGAAGGACAAGGGGTATCAAAAGATATATTAGAGGCGAGTAATGAGATTGTAAAAATACCTATATACGGAAGTGCAGAATCGCTGAATGTAGGAGTGGCCACTGGAATCATATTGTATAAGGTCAAAGAAATACTGGAGGAATATGAGGTATAA
- a CDS encoding MarR family winged helix-turn-helix transcriptional regulator, giving the protein MNCDCIALKLKDVIVLTEKFYAKRIKELSLPILKNHLPLFYFLSDAERPLAFTEIFNSWEISKSSLSEVINKYHRLGFIEKIDSAEDKRSFSIALTEKGKELRNILAELEDELMTKFYSNFSTDLKVSFEKNVDQVIDNLSEI; this is encoded by the coding sequence GTGAATTGCGATTGTATTGCTCTTAAACTTAAAGATGTAATTGTATTGACAGAAAAATTTTATGCAAAAAGGATTAAAGAGCTTAGTTTGCCAATTTTGAAAAACCATTTACCCCTTTTTTACTTTTTATCTGATGCTGAAAGACCATTAGCATTTACAGAAATATTCAATAGTTGGGAAATATCTAAATCATCATTGTCTGAAGTCATTAACAAATACCATAGATTAGGCTTCATAGAAAAAATAGACTCGGCGGAAGATAAAAGATCGTTCTCGATTGCTTTAACAGAAAAGGGAAAAGAACTTCGTAATATTCTAGCAGAGTTAGAAGATGAATTAATGACTAAGTTCTACTCAAACTTTAGCACTGACCTTAAAGTTAGTTTTGAAAAAAATGTTGATCAAGTGATAGATAATTTAAGTGAAATATAG
- a CDS encoding EFR1 family ferrodoxin (N-terminal region resembles flavodoxins. C-terminal ferrodoxin region binds two 4Fe-4S clusters.), with the protein MKVIVYYYSSTGNTKLAVNYLKNHIRNAEIKLCNIATEEVESPDEYDIVGFSSFTEYLGPPTLMKRFIGSLNPVSSKPAFVLNTYAGFNGSTQIEFAKQVEARGYKVILGYSLKTPMNYPPMKRKGKHAENAPSLIDIEEFNLFINKIDDTIIRIKNTEDLKSIFGAFSLKKFIPSMSRSKVKKDFGIQQISKEQCVKCGNCVKVCAYQAIKMIPYPQVDHSKCNGCWACYNQCPKQAIHTKSFKGDNQYKGPSQELINKLS; encoded by the coding sequence ATGAAAGTTATAGTTTACTATTATTCCAGCACAGGAAATACTAAGTTAGCAGTTAACTATCTGAAAAATCATATTAGAAATGCAGAAATCAAATTATGCAACATAGCTACTGAAGAAGTTGAGTCTCCGGACGAGTATGATATTGTTGGTTTTTCATCATTTACAGAATATCTCGGACCACCAACTTTGATGAAAAGATTTATTGGATCACTAAACCCTGTATCTAGCAAACCAGCTTTTGTACTTAACACATATGCAGGGTTTAATGGCTCTACACAAATTGAGTTCGCAAAACAAGTTGAAGCAAGAGGCTATAAAGTTATATTAGGATATTCATTAAAGACTCCCATGAATTATCCACCTATGAAGCGAAAGGGGAAACACGCTGAAAATGCTCCATCTTTAATAGATATTGAAGAATTCAACTTGTTTATTAATAAAATAGATGACACTATTATTCGGATAAAAAATACTGAAGATCTAAAATCAATATTTGGTGCGTTTAGTTTAAAAAAATTCATACCAAGTATGTCAAGAAGTAAAGTGAAAAAAGACTTTGGAATTCAGCAAATCAGCAAAGAGCAATGTGTTAAATGTGGAAATTGCGTAAAAGTCTGTGCTTATCAAGCGATTAAAATGATCCCATATCCACAAGTAGATCATAGTAAGTGTAATGGATGTTGGGCATGTTATAATCAATGTCCGAAGCAAGCAATTCATACTAAGAGTTTTAAAGGGGATAATCAATATAAAGGTCCATCACAAGAGTTGATAAATAAACTAAGCTAG
- a CDS encoding NUDIX hydrolase, with translation MRYKHLKKEKVFENKHFEIYEEDLVLPNGNQVRWTFLKNYIAVGVIAFTPEGKLLLVKQYRPALKQEIIEIPAGLVDPGENVEKAARRELEEETGYRAGKMTKVCEYFRSPGLSSSKMYIYHAEDLVKTCQNLDEDEFLEVLEVDRKEIDEMLKTPLDGKTMYSLNYIKCNLKK, from the coding sequence ATGAGGTATAAACATTTAAAAAAAGAAAAAGTTTTTGAGAATAAACATTTTGAGATATATGAGGAAGACCTAGTCTTACCTAATGGGAATCAAGTAAGATGGACTTTCTTAAAGAATTATATAGCTGTAGGAGTAATTGCGTTTACTCCAGAAGGAAAACTTTTATTAGTTAAGCAATATAGACCAGCTTTAAAACAAGAAATAATTGAAATCCCTGCAGGGCTTGTAGACCCAGGGGAAAATGTAGAAAAAGCTGCTAGAAGGGAACTCGAAGAAGAGACTGGATATAGAGCAGGAAAGATGACTAAAGTCTGTGAATATTTTAGAAGTCCGGGACTTTCATCTTCAAAAATGTATATATATCATGCTGAAGATTTGGTTAAAACATGTCAAAATTTAGATGAGGATGAGTTTTTAGAAGTTTTAGAAGTTGATCGAAAAGAGATCGATGAGATGTTAAAAACTCCTCTAGATGGAAAGACCATGTATTCGCTTAACTATATAAAATGCAATTTAAAGAAATAA